The genome window ctgctgctggatccTACTGCGACACCCCCTACTCCTACCGCAGGGTTgcggcctggcagccagcagttcGCGGCCCagcggttgagaaccactgccttagagggCTCCCAGCGCCCTGCACATCCAACCCTGGTGCTTGTCTTTTGTGAGCAAGCAGTTGTCTGGTATGTTACCCCCAGGCATATGTCACATTAACTCCATAGGGCATGTATCAGTTATTGCTGGTGTAACCGTCACCTCCCAGCTGACTCCAAACAGGAGCTTTGAATTCTGCCCCCAAAGGGCTTGGCACTTGGATGCCACCCAAGGCAAAATGCAGCTGAGCAGCTGTGCAAGGACCTTCTGTCTCCCATCCACCCACTACTCCCCTTCTGTGCGCCCTGGGCTCACCTGTCTGACTGCAGGATCCTTCTTGCAGCAGCCTGTGCCATGGCTCTGGACCTGGAGGTTTCAAGTGGGAGTCCACAAAGCCCAACCCCAATCTTCTGCCATGGTGGTTGTGTGGCTAGTCAGAGGGCAGCATGGGATTGAATAGGGCAAGGTGCTTACCTGGCTGGCAGTGGCAGGGTCAGTGCTcaccccagctctgcagccagttTGAAATGCCTGGCACACCTTGATTGTTGCCAGCCTGCTGTTGAGCTCGAACCCAGcagctaaaccaggggtgggcaataattttgtatggggggagggggcactctaagaatttggaGAGTGGTCGAGCcaacactcttccatgatattaatggaggaggtgtggggtctgggatggagtttgggtgcgggagggagtttgggtgaaggaggcagttgtaaccgagggcactggactggagtgcagggggttggcttgtgacctagggcagggaattggggtataggaggggaatgcaagggtttgggttgtgagctagggcaggaagggactgtgatctggggtaggggattggggtgctgggtttgggagggggtatgggtgcaggaggggtgcagaagatttgggtaggtggagtagggggcagaaagttggggaaaggaggggctgagTGCCAGAGACAGGTTCTGGCCAGGAAACTTATCAACCAGCAGCCCATTCCTGAATCAGCGTGTCTGCCTGTTCCACCCCCTGACAAGCTGCAGCCCTGTGACATGTGAATAACTAGGAGCACCTTGTGCGTTatagctgcctgttattgaaacaggcagctcccattggccagtttctggccagccggccagccaatgggattgtgctggcggcgggagcagctcctaaagctttctgcccctcccctctgggatgaatttttaaagtgaaatgcgggtggggcgaggcaagcaggaagcctgcctggggctccccgcagcatccacaggctggatccagcctgtgggctgtattttgcccaagcCTGAGCTAAACCCTCAgtgaagtggtggtggtggtgggtccCCAAAGCTCTGTCCCAGCTGCTAATGCCCCAGTGAGACAGCTGGGTCAGGCAGAGCAACTGGCAAGTGGAAGCCCAGTCATCAATACTGCTCCCAGGGCAAGCTGCCAAGGCAGTGGGGTTGTAATTACTGTgtgctccctgggagctgcagatCCTGTCAGTGGGGGCTTTTCAGTCACTTCTGTGCAACCACCAGCTGATTTTTCCACTGATCAATAGCCCCTTAGCCTAGCATACCCCAGCTAGGCCTCAGCTCCACACTCATAAGCCATAGGCCTAAGGCTTGTGAGCAGTCTTCCCTCGCTCCCTCTTCCGAATGGGGCCCTTCGGTCAGGTGTGGGGCAGGCCCCTGTGCTCTGAGAGCAGCAGCATCCTGCAGCCGGAAGTTAGAGCTGGGAAAGTTCTAACTCCTCCTGTGGGGCAGGCCTATTCTGAGGATGGGGAGGGCGACATGCCAGTGGCTGGCCCATACCCAGGCGATGGAGAGCAGTTGTGGACGTTAGGGGTAAGGCAAGTGTGGGGTGTTTGCTAGGGCTGGGTGGAGCAGGGTCCCAAGTGCTGCTTGTGGCTCTTTTCCAgtctctcctggctctgctgaGGGGCCATTTGAGATCCTGCTTAATGCTCTCTTGCTTTCTCCCTAGCTTCCCTATGAGCTGCAGGACATGGTCAATAAGCACCTGCACAGCACCCAggggtccccaggccctgggcaggATGCTGCACATACCCTAGCCCCATCCGATGTCGTGCCCACTTCAGTTATTGCCAGAGTCTTGGAGAAGCCAGAGTCACTGGTCCTGAACTCAGCGAAGTCCAGCAGCGGCAGCTGCCCCATGGCTGAGGACGTCTTTGTGCACGTGGATATGAGTGGAGCTCTGCCAGatgcctgccccagcccggggctgccagggaaggagagaggggaggtggggaagcagCAGAATGGGGGTTGCAAGCCACAGAGCAGTGTGGAGAGCCTGTCAGAGGAGGTGCCAGCCTTTGAGAAGCTGAGCCCctaccccactccctcccctccccaccccatgtacCCAGGGCGCAAGGTGATTGAGTTCTCTGAGGACAAGGTGAGGATTCCAAAGAACAGCCCCCTACCCAACTGCACCTATGCCACGCGGCAGGCCATCTCCCTGAGCCTGGTGCAGGGAGAGGATGAGAGCAGTGACCGGCACCGGACGCTCCCTAACAGCCCTGGCTCAGAGGGCCGCCACTCCGCCTCcagctgctcctaccagccatcTCCCAAGGCAGCTCGGGCACATGGCTCCTCGCAAAGCAGCCctttcagcagcccaccccagaTCCCCAGCGCCTTTGCTAGCTCGGCCAGCTCGGAGGAGGACCTCCTGGCCAACTGGCAGCGGATGTTTGTGGACAAGGAGCCCCCCACTTCGGAGCAGGTGCTGGTGAGCCGCACTTCCTTCAGCCGTGACATGGCGCCCGAGCTCCAGAAGCGATTCAGCCGTTCCATGCtggagctgggcagggcagcCTCGGCCTACTCAGACGGTGAGGAGTCTGCACAGAGCTGCAGCTGGACCGTGAGTCGGGACTCAAGTGTGGACACAGACAGCACCGAGTCCCGAGCCCGCAGGAGCCATTTCTCCTCCGACTATGGCACAGACTTCTCCCAGGATGAGGCTCGGAAGCTGCTCCAGGAGAGCGGTGGGGTTACTGCtgagcccagcagccccccaccgGAGAAGCACAAGGACTATGTGGACCTGGGCTCACCTGGGAGCCCGGCTGAGGAAAGGGAAATGCTACTGCAAGCAAGCAAGGAGAGCAGAGCGGGGGGAGCCCTGGAGGAGAGCGGGGAATGCAGGAGCAAGCCTCCCTCAGGGCGGCCACAC of Pelodiscus sinensis isolate JC-2024 chromosome 3, ASM4963464v1, whole genome shotgun sequence contains these proteins:
- the TJAP1 gene encoding tight junction-associated protein 1 isoform X1, encoding MTSTAPSKKPYRKAPPQHREIRHDLPILRDDQDGVILAEQSQEPLTDAERMKLLQHENEELRRRLAYVTNKMEAMERELESGQDYLELELGQNREELEKFKDKFRRLQNSYTASQRTNQDLEEKLHALASLSQSWIFAIKKAELDRKTLDWEIVELTNKLLDAKTTINKLEELNERYRQDCNLAVQLLKCNKSHFRNHKFADLPYELQDMVNKHLHSTQGSPGPGQDAAHTLAPSDVVPTSVIARVLEKPESLVLNSAKSSSGSCPMAEDVFVHVDMSGALPDACPSPGLPGKERGEVGKQQNGGCKPQSSVESLSEEVPAFEKLSPYPTPSPPHPMYPGRKVIEFSEDKVRIPKNSPLPNCTYATRQAISLSLVQGEDESSDRHRTLPNSPGSEGRHSASSCSYQPSPKAARAHGSSQSSPFSSPPQIPSAFASSASSEEDLLANWQRMFVDKEPPTSEQVLVSRTSFSRDMAPELQKRFSRSMLELGRAASAYSDGEESAQSCSWTVSRDSSVDTDSTESRARRSHFSSDYGTDFSQDEARKLLQESGGVTAEPSSPPPEKHKDYVDLGSPGSPAEEREMLLQASKESRAGGALEESGECRSKPPSGRPHRSPKRMGVHHLHRKDSLTQAQEQGNLLN
- the TJAP1 gene encoding tight junction-associated protein 1 isoform X2, which produces MTSTAPSKKPYRKAPPQHREIRHDLPILRDDQDGVILAEQSQEPLTDAERMKLLQHENEELRRRLAYVTNKMEAMERELESGQDYLELELGQNREELEKFKDKFRRLQNSYTASQRTNQDLEEKLHALIKKAELDRKTLDWEIVELTNKLLDAKTTINKLEELNERYRQDCNLAVQLLKCNKSHFRNHKFADLPYELQDMVNKHLHSTQGSPGPGQDAAHTLAPSDVVPTSVIARVLEKPESLVLNSAKSSSGSCPMAEDVFVHVDMSGALPDACPSPGLPGKERGEVGKQQNGGCKPQSSVESLSEEVPAFEKLSPYPTPSPPHPMYPGRKVIEFSEDKVRIPKNSPLPNCTYATRQAISLSLVQGEDESSDRHRTLPNSPGSEGRHSASSCSYQPSPKAARAHGSSQSSPFSSPPQIPSAFASSASSEEDLLANWQRMFVDKEPPTSEQVLVSRTSFSRDMAPELQKRFSRSMLELGRAASAYSDGEESAQSCSWTVSRDSSVDTDSTESRARRSHFSSDYGTDFSQDEARKLLQESGGVTAEPSSPPPEKHKDYVDLGSPGSPAEEREMLLQASKESRAGGALEESGECRSKPPSGRPHRSPKRMGVHHLHRKDSLTQAQEQGNLLN